A single genomic interval of Bradyrhizobium japonicum USDA 6 harbors:
- a CDS encoding phasin — MIEPKLEVPAELRDLAEKTIDQAEQAFGMFFEAATKSMTSVPGAGTEVSKQALAFTEQNMKSAFEHARKLVHATDLQEAMRIQSDFLRSQFTSAGDHMRQMTGSFMQPGKGKS, encoded by the coding sequence ATGATCGAACCGAAGCTCGAAGTTCCGGCCGAACTGCGCGACCTGGCCGAAAAGACGATCGATCAGGCGGAACAGGCATTCGGCATGTTTTTCGAAGCTGCCACCAAATCGATGACGTCGGTTCCCGGAGCGGGTACCGAAGTGTCCAAGCAGGCGCTCGCGTTCACCGAGCAGAACATGAAGTCGGCGTTCGAGCACGCGCGCAAGCTCGTGCATGCCACCGACCTTCAGGAAGCGATGCGAATCCAGTCCGACTTCCTGCGCAGCCAGTTCACCAGCGCCGGCGACCACATGCGCCAGATGACCGGCAGTTTCATGCAGCCCGGCAAGGGAAAGTCCTGA
- a CDS encoding alpha/beta hydrolase, with protein sequence MKRVFAILAFLCVLGVGQYFVVSRLAIRHDVLTLFDASRQRPISVEIAVRRDYETKANLGLWKLPLAIISNGNTVKATEYSFLANVLAARGYLVASIQQDLPSDPPLMTHVGQQYVGRREVYIRCEANILFTLAELKRRQENTDYDHITIVGHSNGGDVSMYVAHQHPEIVSKVITLDNLRVPFVLSDNLKILSFRSKDPHFQTDPGVLPTPEEAKARGIDIVHTGAQHTEMSDRGPDAVKEKIQATLDRFLRDSASSSLAPADTRSPMIMNPGDY encoded by the coding sequence ATGAAGAGGGTGTTTGCAATCCTGGCCTTTCTCTGCGTGCTCGGCGTCGGCCAGTATTTCGTGGTCAGCCGGCTCGCGATCCGACATGACGTTTTGACCCTGTTCGATGCCTCGCGCCAACGGCCGATCTCGGTCGAAATCGCGGTGCGGCGCGACTACGAGACCAAGGCCAATCTCGGGCTCTGGAAGCTCCCGCTCGCCATCATCAGCAACGGCAACACCGTCAAGGCGACCGAGTATTCCTTCCTCGCCAACGTGCTCGCGGCGCGCGGTTATCTCGTTGCCAGCATCCAGCAGGACCTGCCGAGCGATCCGCCGTTGATGACCCATGTCGGTCAGCAATATGTCGGGCGGCGCGAGGTCTACATCCGCTGCGAGGCCAACATCCTTTTCACCCTGGCCGAACTGAAGCGACGGCAGGAAAACACCGACTACGACCACATCACCATCGTCGGCCATTCCAACGGTGGCGACGTCTCGATGTATGTCGCCCATCAGCACCCGGAGATCGTGTCGAAGGTGATCACGCTCGACAATTTGCGGGTGCCCTTCGTGCTCAGCGACAACCTGAAGATCTTGTCGTTCCGCTCCAAGGATCCGCATTTCCAGACCGACCCGGGCGTGCTGCCGACGCCTGAAGAGGCCAAAGCGCGCGGCATCGACATCGTCCATACCGGTGCGCAGCACACCGAGATGAGCGATCGCGGTCCCGATGCGGTCAAGGAGAAGATCCAGGCGACACTCGACCGCTTCCTGCGTGACAGTGCCAGCAGCTCGCTCGCGCCGGCTGACACCAGAAGCCCGATGATCATGAACCCCGGCGACTACTAG